A region of Micromonospora chokoriensis DNA encodes the following proteins:
- a CDS encoding extracellular catalytic domain type 1 short-chain-length polyhydroxyalkanoate depolymerase: MRRSSSTLTRLIGAVAGLSLALAGVVAVAAPAQAATLTQVTGFGSNPGNLTMYAYRPDNLPANSPAVVLLHGCVQNASGYFSNSGWQKYADQWKFTLIVAQQPSGNNANSCFNFFEAGDTTRGQGEALSVKQMVDHAKATFGVNGSRVYVSGLSAGGAMSAVMLATYPDVFAAGSIIAGIPYRCATSMVNAFSCMNPGADRTPAAWGDLVRGAYSGYTGPRPRVAIWHGTSDTTVTPLNGTESRDQWTNVRGVSQTPSSTSSLPGNTTLEVYGNDDVRLYRVSGMGHGTPVDPGSGADQCGTAAAYFLDTICSTYRDALFFGLNGGGTGPTPTPTVTPTPTPTVTPTPTPTPTVPATCVTASNYAHVAAGRAYQSGGYAYANGSNQRMGLYNTFYTSALKQTAANYWVIGC; encoded by the coding sequence GTGCGCCGCTCCTCGTCCACCCTCACCCGGCTGATCGGCGCGGTCGCCGGGCTCTCCCTGGCCCTGGCCGGTGTGGTCGCCGTCGCCGCACCCGCCCAGGCCGCCACCCTCACCCAGGTCACCGGGTTCGGCTCCAACCCGGGCAACCTCACCATGTACGCCTACCGGCCGGACAACCTGCCGGCCAACTCCCCGGCCGTCGTCCTCCTGCACGGGTGCGTCCAGAACGCCTCCGGCTACTTCTCCAACTCGGGCTGGCAGAAGTACGCCGACCAGTGGAAGTTCACGCTGATCGTCGCCCAGCAGCCCTCCGGCAACAACGCCAACTCCTGCTTCAACTTCTTCGAGGCCGGGGACACCACCCGAGGTCAGGGTGAGGCGCTGTCCGTCAAGCAGATGGTCGACCACGCCAAGGCCACCTTCGGCGTGAACGGCTCCCGGGTCTACGTCAGCGGTCTCTCCGCGGGCGGGGCGATGAGCGCCGTCATGCTCGCCACCTACCCGGACGTCTTCGCCGCCGGGTCGATCATCGCGGGGATCCCGTACCGCTGCGCCACCAGCATGGTCAACGCGTTCAGCTGCATGAACCCGGGCGCGGACAGGACCCCGGCCGCCTGGGGCGACCTGGTGCGCGGCGCGTACTCCGGCTACACCGGCCCGCGCCCCCGGGTGGCCATCTGGCACGGCACCTCGGACACCACAGTCACCCCGCTCAACGGCACCGAGTCCCGCGACCAGTGGACCAACGTGCGCGGGGTCTCGCAGACCCCGAGCAGCACGTCGTCGCTGCCCGGCAACACGACCCTTGAGGTGTACGGCAACGACGACGTACGCCTGTACCGGGTCTCCGGGATGGGCCACGGCACCCCCGTGGACCCGGGCTCCGGCGCGGACCAGTGCGGCACCGCCGCCGCGTACTTCCTGGACACCATCTGCTCGACGTACCGGGACGCGCTCTTCTTCGGCCTGAACGGCGGCGGCACCGGCCCGACCCCCACGCCCACGGTGACCCCGACCCCGACCCCGACGGTCACGCCGACCCCGACGCCCACCCCGACCGTGCCGGCGACCTGCGTGACGGCCAGCAACTACGCGCACGTGGCGGCCGGCCGGGCGTACCAGTCCGGTGGATACGCCTACGCCAACGGCTCCAACCAGCGGATGGGCCTCTACAACACCTTCTACACCAGCGCCCTCAAGCAGACCGCCGCCAACTACTGGGTGATCGGCTGCTGA
- a CDS encoding DUF2079 domain-containing protein, whose protein sequence is MPSSPSLATGPAPASPPRVVRDRRADLIVVVVALALAVWVTSGLWRDPNTRTITVNSSDQALFEWLLAFGGHAVTHGDNPLFTYLINVPDGVNLAVNTSITVYAVVFAPLTYLIGPPATFLVILTLNLFATALVWYWFLSRHLVRSRLAAGVGALFIAYSPGMVSHANAHLNWTAGWLVPLLIWRLFALRRAGHWLRDGVILGVLVAVAFSIAAEGLFFTALALGVFVAVWALHPAHRAEARAVLPNFLRGLGVTAVVAGVLLSYPLWLHFAGPQRFHGTGFDPVIHSEDIAAFAAFPRRSLAGEAGLGTSLAPNPTEENSFFGIPLLILTVVCFVALWRRADPSRRATLWALGALAVIFSVLSFGPVAKVDGHRTDLPMPFDVLGQLPVVNAALPARLALIVAPVIGLVLAYAVDRLRAAPPRHRSTELAWLIGFAVALVPLLPTPLLTDEREPIPRFITSGTWREYVSPDGVLTPVPLTVDIYPDGQRWQAYALSHRQGEFAIPGGFFLGPGGPDGRGRIGPIPRTLSALMDQAGRTGLVPIITDGTIREVQSDLRHWRIETVVLADEVHGAKFEVDEEALRRTGTALFGEPQRVDDVWLWRIPPADR, encoded by the coding sequence GTGCCGTCCTCCCCGTCGCTGGCCACCGGGCCCGCACCAGCGTCACCGCCGCGCGTCGTCCGGGACCGCCGGGCCGACCTCATCGTCGTGGTGGTGGCGCTCGCGCTCGCCGTCTGGGTGACGAGTGGCCTGTGGCGGGACCCGAACACCCGCACCATCACCGTCAACTCCAGCGACCAGGCACTCTTCGAGTGGCTGCTGGCCTTCGGCGGGCACGCGGTCACCCACGGGGACAACCCGCTCTTCACCTACCTGATCAACGTCCCGGACGGCGTGAACCTCGCCGTCAACACCTCGATCACGGTGTACGCGGTGGTGTTCGCCCCGCTCACGTACCTCATCGGGCCGCCGGCGACGTTCCTGGTGATCCTCACCCTGAACCTGTTCGCCACCGCGCTGGTCTGGTATTGGTTCCTCTCCCGGCACCTGGTCCGCAGCCGGCTGGCCGCCGGGGTCGGCGCCCTGTTCATCGCCTACTCCCCCGGCATGGTGTCGCACGCCAACGCCCACCTGAACTGGACCGCGGGCTGGCTGGTGCCGCTGCTGATCTGGCGGCTGTTCGCGCTACGCCGGGCGGGGCACTGGCTGCGCGACGGGGTGATCCTCGGCGTGCTGGTCGCGGTGGCCTTCTCGATCGCCGCCGAAGGGCTCTTCTTCACCGCGTTGGCACTCGGCGTGTTCGTCGCCGTCTGGGCGCTGCACCCGGCCCACCGCGCCGAGGCACGCGCCGTGCTGCCCAATTTCCTGCGCGGGCTCGGGGTGACCGCCGTGGTCGCCGGCGTGCTGCTGTCGTACCCGCTGTGGTTGCACTTCGCCGGACCGCAACGGTTCCACGGCACAGGTTTCGACCCGGTGATCCACTCCGAGGACATCGCGGCGTTCGCCGCCTTCCCCCGCCGCTCGCTGGCCGGCGAGGCGGGGCTCGGCACCTCGCTCGCACCGAACCCGACGGAGGAGAACTCCTTCTTCGGCATCCCGCTGCTGATCCTCACCGTGGTCTGCTTCGTCGCGCTCTGGCGACGGGCCGACCCGAGCCGCCGGGCCACCCTCTGGGCGCTGGGCGCCCTCGCGGTGATCTTCTCCGTGCTCTCCTTCGGCCCGGTCGCCAAGGTCGACGGGCACCGCACCGACCTGCCCATGCCGTTCGACGTGCTCGGCCAACTGCCGGTGGTGAACGCCGCGCTGCCCGCCCGGCTGGCGCTGATCGTCGCGCCGGTGATCGGGCTGGTGCTGGCGTACGCCGTCGACCGGTTGCGCGCCGCGCCGCCCCGGCACCGCTCCACGGAGCTGGCCTGGCTGATCGGGTTCGCGGTGGCCCTGGTGCCGTTGCTGCCCACCCCGCTGCTGACCGACGAGCGGGAACCGATCCCACGGTTCATCACCTCCGGTACGTGGCGTGAGTACGTCTCACCGGACGGGGTGCTCACCCCGGTGCCGCTGACCGTCGACATCTACCCGGACGGCCAGCGCTGGCAGGCGTACGCGTTGTCGCACCGGCAGGGCGAGTTCGCCATTCCGGGCGGCTTCTTCCTCGGCCCCGGGGGGCCGGACGGGCGTGGCCGGATCGGCCCGATCCCGCGCACCCTGAGCGCCCTGATGGACCAGGCCGGTCGGACCGGCCTGGTGCCGATCATCACCGACGGGACCATCCGGGAGGTCCAGTCGGACCTGCGGCACTGGCGGATTGAGACGGTGGTGCTCGCCGACGAGGTGCACGGCGCGAAGTTCGAGGTCGACGAGGAGGCGCTGCGGCGCACCGGGACCGCCCTGTTCGGCGAACCGCAACGGGTCGACGACGTGTGGCTCTGGCGCATCCCGCCCGCCGACCGGTGA
- the lipB gene encoding lipoyl(octanoyl) transferase LipB, whose protein sequence is MTTTTPGLTAVRAGLLDYQAAWDEQRSLHESVVAGERGDTVLLLEHPSVYTAGKRTEPWDRPMDGTPVVDVDRGGKITWHGPGQLVGYPILRLPDPVDVVAYVRRTEELLIDVCAEFGLTAGRVEGRSGVWVPADDRGPARKVAAIGIRVARGVTLHGFSINCDCDLTYFDRIVPCGIRDAGVTSLTAELGRPITVADVLPVVERRLSTLIEI, encoded by the coding sequence GTGACAACGACGACCCCCGGCCTGACGGCCGTCCGTGCCGGTCTGCTCGACTACCAGGCCGCCTGGGACGAGCAGCGGAGCCTGCACGAGTCGGTGGTGGCCGGCGAGCGCGGCGACACGGTGCTGCTGCTGGAGCACCCGAGCGTCTACACGGCGGGCAAGCGCACCGAACCGTGGGACCGGCCCATGGACGGCACCCCGGTCGTCGACGTGGACCGCGGCGGCAAGATCACCTGGCATGGGCCGGGGCAGCTCGTCGGTTACCCGATCCTGCGCCTGCCCGACCCGGTGGACGTGGTCGCCTACGTACGCCGGACCGAAGAGCTGCTCATCGACGTGTGCGCCGAGTTCGGGTTGACCGCCGGCCGGGTCGAGGGGCGCAGCGGGGTCTGGGTGCCCGCTGACGACCGGGGGCCGGCCCGCAAGGTGGCCGCCATCGGCATCCGGGTGGCCCGGGGCGTCACCCTGCACGGCTTCTCGATCAACTGTGACTGCGACCTGACGTACTTCGACCGGATCGTGCCCTGTGGCATCCGTGACGCGGGCGTCACCTCGCTCACCGCCGAACTGGGCCGCCCGATCACCGTGGCCGACGTGCTGCCGGTCGTCGAGCGCCGGCTGTCCACCCTGATCGAAATCTGA
- a CDS encoding helix-turn-helix transcriptional regulator: protein MLEPVTVRAASSVLVGRHRELAALRDALGRARAGEPTTVLVGGEAGVGKTRLLEEFAGQAVGGTARVLVGQCLELGEAGLPFAPFAAALRAVLRADGPEVFAGYEAEFAPLLPELGRASAALAGPRALPLGDAPRGYLFDLVAELFLRLADACPLVLIIEDLHWADRSTRDLIGFLVRAARPGRLLLVCTYRTDELQRGHPLRPFLAELDRARGVERVDLGRLDRDGTAAILADLLGSEPSARAVDDVHNRTQGNPFFIEELAVAGDPVGCAALPETLRDLLLARVERLPESAQRVLRIAAAGGTRFAHDLIAEVAGLPDVELEEALRATVAAQLVVADRDGDYEFRHALVREAVHDELLPGEHARLHARFAAAIEAQPHLVAAGRAPAEIAHHWHAAHDHPRALVAAKAAACAAADRYAYAEQRRLLERALELWELVPDAADLLGMDHLALLEQTLEAAVTAGDFSRAKTLTRAGLAEVDADAAPLRAARLLDQSGRLMALLGKSDGGRELDEAYRLAAASPRSAERARLLAEIAAHLVKTDPQKAARVAAEAADDAEALGEHAALLSTRIALLCHGERDLTGGLAELGRAAAAARAAGDAPALVLALVFESDMLCELGRYAESAQAAEAGVTEARRVGISRSTGAYLLSKRAEALIALGRWDEAEAVCAEAARIDLSGVTGLHWLQLSAGLRLARAHPGADELVDRALTFLGRPYLWPNHRLPLHELAIEAALAGDDKVEAVRAARVAVVDDSLPQLPREGWPVLSAVARTAARVGDRDLAVAVAALATDLPARHPAARAHAAQVTALLAVGDQALPAWRTAVEAWRADGQPYPLGRALVALAEAAAAAGERDETAAAVTEAAEIGQRLGAVPLMEAAGTLARRVGLRALGQGGAGTDLLTAREREVLLLVAEGHSNSRIAEQLFISPKTASVHVSRIIAKLDVTNRVEAAALAHRLGLLTEATPPR from the coding sequence ATGCTCGAACCTGTGACCGTACGCGCAGCCAGCTCCGTCCTCGTCGGCCGCCATCGCGAGCTCGCGGCGCTGCGGGACGCGCTGGGTCGCGCCCGGGCGGGCGAGCCGACCACGGTGCTGGTCGGTGGCGAGGCGGGCGTGGGGAAGACGCGGCTGTTGGAGGAGTTCGCCGGCCAGGCCGTCGGTGGCACGGCCCGGGTGCTCGTCGGTCAGTGCCTGGAGTTGGGCGAGGCCGGCCTGCCGTTCGCTCCGTTCGCCGCCGCGCTGCGTGCGGTGCTGCGCGCCGACGGCCCCGAGGTCTTCGCCGGCTACGAGGCCGAGTTCGCGCCGCTGCTGCCGGAGCTGGGCCGGGCGTCCGCGGCGCTGGCCGGTCCGCGTGCCCTGCCGTTGGGCGACGCCCCGCGCGGCTACCTGTTCGACCTGGTCGCCGAGTTGTTCCTGCGGCTCGCCGACGCCTGCCCACTGGTCCTGATCATCGAGGACCTGCACTGGGCCGACCGGTCCACACGGGACCTGATCGGCTTCCTGGTCCGGGCCGCCCGGCCGGGCCGGCTGCTGTTGGTCTGCACCTACCGCACCGACGAGCTGCAGCGTGGGCATCCGCTGCGTCCGTTCCTCGCCGAACTGGACCGGGCGCGGGGTGTGGAGCGGGTCGACCTGGGGCGACTGGACCGTGACGGCACCGCGGCGATCCTCGCCGACCTGCTCGGCTCCGAGCCGTCCGCCCGGGCCGTCGACGACGTCCACAACCGCACCCAGGGAAACCCGTTCTTCATCGAGGAGTTGGCCGTCGCCGGTGACCCGGTGGGCTGCGCCGCGCTCCCCGAGACGCTGCGTGACCTGCTGTTGGCCCGGGTGGAGCGCCTTCCCGAGTCGGCTCAACGGGTGCTGCGCATCGCCGCCGCCGGAGGCACGCGGTTCGCCCACGACCTGATCGCCGAGGTCGCCGGGTTGCCCGACGTCGAGCTGGAGGAGGCGCTGCGCGCCACCGTCGCCGCCCAGTTGGTGGTGGCCGACCGCGACGGCGACTACGAGTTCCGGCACGCGCTGGTCCGCGAGGCCGTACACGACGAGCTGCTCCCCGGCGAGCACGCCCGGTTACACGCCCGCTTCGCCGCCGCGATCGAGGCGCAGCCGCACCTGGTCGCCGCCGGGCGGGCCCCGGCCGAGATCGCCCACCACTGGCACGCCGCGCACGACCACCCGCGTGCCCTCGTCGCCGCGAAGGCCGCGGCCTGCGCCGCCGCCGACCGGTACGCGTACGCCGAGCAGCGCCGGCTGCTGGAGCGGGCGTTGGAGCTGTGGGAGTTGGTGCCCGACGCCGCCGACCTGCTCGGCATGGACCACCTGGCGTTGCTGGAGCAGACCCTGGAGGCGGCGGTCACCGCCGGCGACTTCAGCCGCGCCAAGACCCTGACCCGCGCCGGACTGGCCGAGGTGGACGCCGACGCCGCGCCGCTGCGCGCCGCCCGCCTGCTGGACCAGAGCGGCCGACTGATGGCCCTGCTCGGCAAGAGTGACGGTGGCCGGGAGTTGGACGAGGCGTACCGGCTGGCAGCCGCCAGCCCTCGGAGCGCGGAGCGGGCCCGGCTGCTGGCCGAGATCGCCGCGCACCTGGTCAAGACCGACCCGCAGAAGGCGGCCCGGGTCGCCGCCGAGGCCGCCGACGACGCCGAGGCGCTCGGCGAACACGCCGCCCTGCTGTCGACGCGGATCGCACTGTTGTGCCACGGCGAGCGGGACCTGACCGGAGGGCTGGCCGAGTTGGGCCGCGCGGCTGCCGCTGCCCGTGCGGCGGGCGACGCCCCGGCCCTGGTGCTCGCCCTGGTGTTCGAGTCGGACATGCTCTGCGAGCTGGGCCGCTACGCCGAGTCAGCGCAGGCTGCCGAGGCCGGCGTGACCGAAGCGCGGCGGGTGGGGATCAGCCGCTCCACCGGGGCGTACCTGCTGTCCAAGCGGGCCGAGGCGTTGATCGCGCTGGGCCGGTGGGACGAGGCCGAGGCGGTGTGCGCGGAGGCCGCCCGCATCGACCTGTCCGGTGTCACCGGGCTGCACTGGCTCCAGCTGAGCGCCGGACTGCGGCTGGCCCGGGCGCACCCGGGCGCCGACGAACTGGTCGACCGGGCGCTCACCTTCCTCGGCCGGCCCTACCTGTGGCCGAACCACCGCCTGCCCCTGCACGAACTGGCGATCGAGGCCGCGCTGGCCGGCGACGACAAGGTCGAGGCGGTCCGGGCCGCCCGCGTCGCCGTGGTCGACGACAGCCTGCCGCAGCTCCCCCGGGAGGGGTGGCCGGTGCTCAGCGCGGTCGCGCGTACCGCAGCCCGGGTCGGTGACCGCGACCTCGCGGTGGCCGTGGCGGCGCTCGCCACCGACCTGCCCGCCCGGCACCCGGCGGCGCGGGCCCACGCCGCCCAGGTCACCGCGCTGCTGGCGGTCGGCGACCAGGCACTGCCGGCCTGGCGTACGGCGGTCGAGGCGTGGCGGGCCGACGGGCAGCCCTACCCGCTGGGCCGTGCGCTGGTGGCGCTGGCCGAGGCGGCTGCCGCCGCCGGGGAGCGCGACGAGACGGCGGCGGCGGTCACCGAGGCCGCCGAGATCGGTCAGCGACTGGGGGCGGTACCGCTCATGGAGGCGGCCGGCACCCTGGCGCGGCGGGTCGGCCTGCGTGCCCTCGGGCAGGGTGGGGCGGGCACCGATCTGCTGACCGCGCGGGAGCGGGAGGTGCTGCTGCTGGTCGCCGAGGGGCACAGCAACAGCCGGATCGCCGAGCAGTTGTTCATCTCCCCGAAGACGGCGAGCGTGCACGTCTCCCGGATCATCGCGAAGCTGGACGTGACCAACCGCGTGGAGGCCGCCGCCCTGGCCCACCGCCTCGGCCTGCTCACCGAAGCCACCCCGCCGCGCTGA
- the lipA gene encoding lipoyl synthase yields the protein MTIEHSAPTTGQAARTATAAPEGRRLLRIEARNAETPIERKPPWIKVKAKMGPEYTQLRGLVSREGLHTVCQEAGCPNIYECWEDREATFLIGGDQCTRRCDFCQIDTGKPAEFDADEPRRVAESVVSMGLRYATITGVARDDLPDGGAWLYAETVRQIHALQPGCGVELLIPDFNAVPEQLAEVFGSRPEVLAHNVETVPRIFKRIRPAFRYDRSLDVIRQARADGLVTKSNLILGMGEERAEVSQALRDLHDAGCELITITQYLRPSPRHHPVTRWVKPEEFVELREEAEEIGFAGVMSGPLVRSSYRAGRLYQQAIDARAAASVVTAS from the coding sequence GTGACGATCGAGCACTCCGCGCCGACGACCGGCCAGGCAGCGCGTACCGCAACGGCGGCCCCCGAGGGGCGGCGCCTGCTGCGCATCGAGGCGCGCAACGCCGAGACGCCGATCGAGCGCAAACCGCCATGGATCAAGGTCAAGGCCAAGATGGGGCCGGAGTACACCCAGCTGCGCGGGCTCGTCTCGCGCGAAGGGCTGCACACCGTCTGCCAGGAGGCCGGCTGCCCCAACATCTACGAGTGCTGGGAAGACCGGGAAGCCACCTTCCTCATCGGTGGTGACCAGTGCACCCGGCGCTGCGACTTCTGCCAGATCGACACCGGCAAGCCGGCCGAGTTCGACGCCGACGAGCCGCGTCGCGTCGCCGAGTCGGTGGTCTCGATGGGCCTGCGGTACGCGACCATCACCGGCGTCGCCCGCGACGACCTGCCCGACGGCGGCGCGTGGCTGTACGCCGAGACCGTCCGGCAGATCCACGCCCTCCAGCCCGGCTGCGGCGTCGAGCTGCTGATCCCGGACTTCAACGCCGTCCCCGAGCAGCTGGCCGAGGTCTTCGGTTCCCGCCCGGAGGTGCTGGCTCACAACGTGGAGACCGTGCCGCGCATCTTCAAGCGCATCCGCCCGGCCTTCCGCTACGACCGTTCGCTGGACGTGATCCGGCAGGCCCGCGCCGACGGCCTGGTCACCAAGAGCAACCTCATCCTGGGCATGGGCGAGGAGCGGGCCGAGGTCTCGCAGGCGCTGCGCGACCTGCACGACGCCGGCTGTGAGCTGATCACCATCACGCAGTACCTTCGCCCCTCCCCCCGGCACCACCCGGTGACCCGGTGGGTCAAGCCGGAGGAGTTCGTCGAGCTGCGCGAGGAGGCCGAGGAGATCGGCTTCGCCGGGGTGATGAGCGGGCCGCTGGTGCGTTCGTCGTACCGGGCCGGCCGGCTCTACCAGCAGGCCATCGACGCACGCGCCGCCGCGTCGGTCGTCACCGCCTCCTGA
- a CDS encoding aldo/keto reductase — protein sequence MTTTRTLGRSGITVSAIGMGCWAIGGPLWGADRQPFGWGDVDDDESVRTIHRALDLGVTLFDTASNYGAGHSERILGRALAGRRDDVVIATKFGNVSEEATRRALGTDASPAFAVRSLEDSLRRLGTDHVDLYQLHINALPVPAALDLVDTLETLVGQGKIRAYGWSTDDPASAEAFAVAGPHCAAIQHDESVLRDNAAVLAVCDTHDLASLNRGPLAMGLLTGSTRAVGADDVRGRAPEWLEWFTDGRPTPRWAARVEQVRAALTADGRTLAQGALGWLLARSPRTVPIPGLRTVAQAEENLATLALGPLDAAAYADVERLLADLRPASAG from the coding sequence ATGACGACGACACGAACGTTGGGGCGCAGCGGCATCACGGTGAGCGCGATCGGAATGGGGTGCTGGGCCATCGGTGGCCCTCTCTGGGGTGCGGACCGGCAGCCCTTCGGCTGGGGCGACGTCGACGACGACGAGTCCGTCCGCACCATCCACCGCGCACTCGACCTCGGGGTGACCCTGTTCGACACGGCCAGCAACTACGGCGCGGGGCACAGCGAGCGGATCCTCGGGCGGGCCCTGGCCGGCCGACGGGACGACGTGGTGATCGCCACGAAGTTCGGCAACGTCAGCGAGGAGGCCACCCGGCGGGCGCTCGGCACCGACGCCAGCCCGGCCTTCGCGGTGCGCAGCCTGGAAGACTCGCTGCGCCGGCTCGGCACCGACCACGTCGACCTCTACCAACTGCACATCAACGCGCTGCCGGTGCCCGCCGCGCTCGATCTGGTCGACACCCTGGAGACCCTGGTCGGCCAGGGCAAGATCCGGGCGTACGGCTGGAGCACCGACGACCCGGCCTCGGCGGAGGCGTTCGCGGTCGCCGGCCCGCACTGTGCCGCCATCCAGCACGACGAGTCGGTGTTGCGGGACAACGCGGCGGTGCTGGCGGTCTGCGACACCCACGACCTGGCCAGCCTCAACCGTGGCCCGCTGGCGATGGGGTTGCTCACCGGGTCGACCCGGGCGGTCGGGGCGGACGACGTCCGCGGTCGGGCACCGGAGTGGCTGGAGTGGTTCACCGACGGTCGGCCGACGCCCCGCTGGGCGGCACGGGTCGAGCAGGTGCGCGCGGCGCTCACCGCCGACGGTCGGACGCTCGCGCAGGGCGCGCTGGGTTGGCTGTTGGCGCGCAGCCCGCGTACGGTGCCGATCCCTGGCCTGCGCACTGTGGCGCAGGCCGAGGAGAACCTCGCCACCCTGGCGCTCGGACCACTCGACGCCGCGGCGTACGCCGACGTGGAGCGTCTCCTGGCCGACCTGCGTCCGGCCTCGGCAGGCTGA
- a CDS encoding TIGR01777 family oxidoreductase: MRILLAGASGFLGTRLADRLTADGHQITRLVRRPPRTPDERQWDPAAGQLDPAAVAEADAVVNLAGAGVGDKRWNDDYRRLIRTSRVDSTTTLATTIAGLPAGERPRVLLNSSAVGWYGNTGDRAVEEDAPAGEGFLADVCRVWEAATRPAEDAGVRVVRLRTGLPLHRDGGLLKPQLLPFKLGIAGRLGSGRQWLPWISMEDWLDATRFLLDRDEISGPVNVVGPNPVTNAEFTRELARQLHRPAIIPIPAPALKVVLGGFAHEALTSTRVLPNVLTQAAYPYHHPALPAALAAALKD, encoded by the coding sequence ATGCGGATCCTTCTGGCCGGCGCGTCCGGCTTCCTCGGCACCCGGTTGGCCGATCGCCTGACCGCTGACGGACACCAGATCACCCGGCTGGTCCGGCGTCCGCCGCGTACCCCCGACGAACGGCAGTGGGACCCGGCCGCCGGGCAGCTCGACCCGGCTGCGGTCGCGGAGGCGGACGCGGTGGTCAACCTGGCCGGCGCGGGCGTGGGCGACAAGCGCTGGAACGACGACTACCGGCGGTTGATCCGTACCAGCCGGGTGGACAGCACCACCACGCTGGCGACCACCATCGCCGGGCTTCCCGCCGGCGAGCGCCCCCGGGTGTTGCTCAACTCCTCGGCCGTGGGGTGGTACGGCAACACCGGCGACCGGGCGGTCGAGGAGGACGCGCCGGCCGGTGAGGGTTTCCTGGCCGACGTCTGCCGGGTGTGGGAGGCCGCGACCCGGCCGGCCGAGGACGCCGGGGTACGTGTCGTGCGCCTGCGTACCGGCCTGCCGCTGCACCGCGACGGTGGTCTGCTCAAGCCGCAGTTGCTGCCGTTCAAGCTGGGCATCGCGGGCCGGTTGGGCAGCGGCCGGCAGTGGCTGCCGTGGATCTCGATGGAGGACTGGCTGGACGCGACGCGCTTCCTGCTGGACCGCGACGAGATCTCCGGCCCGGTCAACGTGGTCGGGCCGAACCCGGTGACGAACGCCGAGTTCACCCGCGAGCTGGCCCGACAGCTGCACCGGCCGGCGATCATCCCGATCCCCGCGCCGGCGCTCAAGGTGGTCCTCGGCGGCTTCGCCCACGAGGCCCTGACCAGCACCAGAGTCCTCCCAAACGTCCTCACCCAAGCCGCCTACCCCTACCACCACCCCGCCCTCCCGGCTGCCCTGGCCGCGGCCCTGAAGGACTGA
- the aspS gene encoding aspartate--tRNA(Asn) ligase, producing the protein MQRTLSHHLPVRIGETVRIAGWVHRRRLLKSVAFLIVRDAAGLAQVVVTDPAVRAELEKLTEETVVEVTATVTANDTAPAGVELTDPAVRPLGPPAVPPPFDLYRPALTASLPTQLDNAPTALRHPTRSSALRISAAAVAGFRAALDAQRFVEVHTPKVVSSSTESGANVFALDWFGGPAYLAQSPQFYKQLMVGVFERVYEVGPVFRAEPHDTVRHLAQYTSLDAELGFVADHCDVMRVLRDTLAGMLGTVGERAGGALTTLGVDVPVVPAEIPAVHFTEALAIAGAPADEPDLAPAHERALGEWARREHGSDFLFVTGYPMAKRPFYTHPDPARPAYSNGFDLLFRGLELVTGGQRLHRHADYLAALAARGEPTEPYAGYLDAFRHGMPPHGGFAIGLERFVARLVGAANIREVTAFPRDLHRLTP; encoded by the coding sequence ATGCAGAGAACCCTGTCCCACCACCTGCCCGTCCGGATCGGCGAGACCGTGCGTATCGCCGGCTGGGTGCACCGCCGCCGACTGCTCAAGTCGGTGGCCTTCCTGATCGTGCGGGACGCCGCCGGCCTGGCCCAGGTGGTCGTCACCGACCCGGCCGTCCGCGCCGAGCTGGAGAAACTCACCGAGGAGACGGTCGTCGAGGTCACCGCGACGGTCACCGCGAACGACACCGCGCCCGCCGGGGTCGAGCTGACCGACCCGGCGGTACGACCACTCGGGCCGCCCGCCGTGCCGCCACCGTTCGACCTGTACCGGCCGGCGCTCACCGCGAGCCTGCCCACCCAGCTGGACAACGCCCCGACCGCGTTGCGGCACCCCACCCGGTCGTCCGCGCTGCGGATCTCGGCGGCGGCGGTGGCCGGGTTCCGGGCCGCCCTCGACGCCCAGCGGTTCGTGGAGGTCCACACCCCGAAGGTCGTCAGCTCCTCCACCGAGAGCGGGGCGAACGTCTTCGCGCTGGACTGGTTCGGCGGGCCCGCGTACCTGGCCCAGTCACCGCAGTTCTACAAGCAACTGATGGTCGGTGTCTTCGAACGCGTCTACGAGGTGGGGCCGGTCTTCCGGGCCGAGCCGCACGACACCGTCCGGCACCTCGCGCAGTACACGTCGCTCGACGCGGAGCTGGGTTTCGTCGCCGACCACTGCGACGTGATGCGGGTGCTGCGCGACACGCTGGCGGGGATGCTGGGCACCGTGGGCGAGCGGGCCGGGGGCGCGCTGACCACGCTCGGCGTCGACGTGCCGGTCGTGCCGGCGGAGATCCCGGCGGTGCACTTCACCGAGGCGCTGGCGATCGCCGGTGCGCCCGCCGACGAGCCGGACCTCGCGCCCGCCCACGAACGCGCGCTGGGCGAGTGGGCCCGCCGCGAACACGGCTCGGACTTCCTCTTCGTCACCGGCTACCCGATGGCGAAGCGACCGTTCTACACCCACCCCGACCCGGCGCGGCCCGCGTACTCGAACGGGTTCGACCTGCTGTTCCGTGGTCTGGAGCTGGTCACCGGCGGGCAGCGGTTGCACCGGCACGCCGACTACCTGGCGGCGTTGGCGGCCCGGGGCGAGCCGACCGAGCCGTACGCCGGTTATCTGGACGCGTTCCGGCACGGCATGCCGCCGCACGGTGGCTTCGCCATCGGCCTGGAACGCTTCGTCGCCCGCCTGGTCGGCGCGGCGAACATCCGGGAGGTCACCGCGTTCCCGCGGGACCTGCACCGCCTGACCCCGTAG